The DNA region ATTTTCACTTTTTTAAATAAAAAGATATATTTGCTTGATGAAGTTACTTCTTCTTTAGATAGAGAAATGAAGATAAAAGTAATACAATATTTTGTAAATAAAAAAGAATGGACTGTCGTTTCTATTTCTCATGATCAAGAATGGATAAATACTGATAGAATGAATATTGTAAAGATGGAGGATAAAAAAATTGGATACTAATGATATTTCAATATTTTCTTTAGCAATGGCTTTTTTAATGTTATTATACCCAGTTATTTTGAGTTATGTATTTAACCTTAAAATAATTAAAGATAGCTTAATATCTGTTTTAAGAATGACGGTTCAACTTTTTATAATGTCTTTAATCTTAGCCTTTTTATTTGAAATAAACAACATTTGGATAAATATCGGATGGATTATTTTTATGATACTATTTGCAACAATTAGAGTGATTCAAACAAGCAAATTAAAAATGAAAAAATTTGTAATTCCAGTTTTCTCAGCTTTGTTAATAACTTCTTTTATTGTTTTGTTATACTTTAATTACGTTATTTTACGTCTTTCAAATGTATTTGAAGCAAGATATTTTATAGTAATAGGTGGAATGTTACTCGGAAATTCTTTAACAGGAAATATAATAGGGATTGGTAACTTTTACAAAGATATAAAGAGGAACAAAGAACGATATCTTTTTAACTTAGGTAATGGAGCCACAATTTATGAGG from Petrotoga sp. 9PWA.NaAc.5.4 includes:
- a CDS encoding ABC transporter permease, with translation MDTNDISIFSLAMAFLMLLYPVILSYVFNLKIIKDSLISVLRMTVQLFIMSLILAFLFEINNIWINIGWIIFMILFATIRVIQTSKLKMKKFVIPVFSALLITSFIVLLYFNYVILRLSNVFEARYFIVIGGMLLGNSLTGNIIGIGNFYKDIKRNKERYLFNLGNGATIYEAAMPYFRNSVISALKPTIASMATIGIVYLPGMMTGQILGGANPQTAIKYQIAIMLAILLSVSLSVTLTIIFTIKSSFDEYGIIKDDVFQQS